From the Syngnathoides biaculeatus isolate LvHL_M chromosome 10, ASM1980259v1, whole genome shotgun sequence genome, one window contains:
- the zgc:113184 gene encoding uncharacterized protein zgc:113184, producing the protein MEAAYKELYQEFVRLRSLCLRQAALLHRLMTTLQEAKGASNGDLTGNCIQEIPVHFQGNTISTHNPAAPSDLYAFLPNENTTHLLAEDMSKLSMKLSYGKAQQKMSLGQDSLTNKFPCDAPSERGSHHQKSTKMSQSDRQLLGFDLPSLPGRLLMSDVTLQSNVCDFCQAVFPGYTTTKGEFLQHLHNHIT; encoded by the exons ATGGAAGCCGCATACAAAGAACTTTATCAGGAGTTTGTCCGCCTGAGATCTCTTTGTCTTAGGCAGGCGGCTCTGTTACATCGACTTATGACCACCCTGCAGGAAGCCAAAG GTGCTTCCAATGGAGACTTGACTGGCAATTGTATCCAAGAAATCCCAGTGCATTTCCAGGGAAACACAATAAGCACCCACAACCCCGCAGCACCGTCTGACTTGTATGCATTCCTTCCAAATGAGAACACAACTCATCTCCTGGCTGAAGATATGTCCAAGCTCAGCATGAAGCTGTCTTATGGCAAAGCACAACAAAAGATGTCATTAGGACAGGACTCTTTAACAAATAAATTTCCCTGTGATGCTCCCAGTGAACGTGGGAGCCACCACCAGAAGTCAACGAAG ATGTCTCAGTCAGACCGGCAGTTGCTTGGCTTCGACCTCCCGAGTCTTCCAGGCAGATTGTTGATGTCCGATGTAACGCTGCAATCTAACGTGTGCGACTTTTGCCAAGCCGTTTTTCCTGGATACACAACGACCAAGGGGGAGTTCCTGCAACATCTCCACAACCACATCACTTAG
- the nr4a1 gene encoding nuclear receptor subfamily 4 group A member 1, protein MPCVQTQHVSLTHDSHFSTNFLNSDLDAKPVMDIGGQKEQLSTSLLPSINTLVGSGYIGEFDAFSCKIPASASTSTVSFGYTTVAESTDCQMQNQAYKLDDLQVYGCCPGSFTLSCLDETLSSCGSDYYGSPGYPAPSPPTTGFQTLCAPVWESPFSPYNPAPAADKQSSFFPFSPTPEQHSPVLPHQDAHLCQDEPFFMSPQQHVTSLHCPIMSMEHGARLAEGAPKIHNPGLSEGRCAVCGDNASCQHYGVRTCEGCKGFFKRTVQKNAKYVCLANKDCPVDKRRRNRCQFCRFQKCLTVGMVKEVVRTDSLKGRRGRLPSKPKTVAEASSTTPNVNIISSLVRAHLDSNPTIGKLDYSKYQETVDNVSEKEDADDIQQFYDLLTGSLEVIKSWAETIPGFTDFCKEDQQLLLESAFVELFILRLAYRSNPEKHKLIFCNGVVLHRLQCVRSFGDWIDSIMDFSQSLHRMSLDVSLFACLSALVIITDRHGLKEPKRVEDFQSNLISSLREHVSGNRSETGRTQPNYLSRLLGKLPELRTLCTQGLQRIFYLKLENLVPPPPIVDKIFMDILPF, encoded by the exons ATGCCCTGTGTACAAACGCAGCATGTATCCCTGACCCACGACTCCCACTTCAGCACCAACTTCTTAAACTCCGACCTCGATGCCAAGCCGGTGATGGACATCGGTGGCCAGAAGGAGCAGCTGTCTACGTCCTTGTTACCCAGCATCAATACCTTAGTGGGAAGTGGCTACATCGGAGAGTTTGATGCCTTTTCCTGCAAGATTCCCGCCTCAGCTTCCACGTCTACGGTTTCGTTTGGCTACACCACAGTCGCTGAAAGTACAGACTGCCAGATGCAGAACCAAGCCTACAAGCTGGATGACCTGCAAGTGTATGGCTGTTGCCCAGGCTCATTTACACTCAGCTGCCTTGATGAGACACTGTCATCGTGCGGCTCCGACTACTACGGTAGTCCAGGGTACCCTGCCCCCTCCCCTCCAACGACAGGCTTTCAGACACTGTGTGCACCTGTATGGGAGTCCCCTTTCAGTCCCTACAATCCGGCCCCCGCGGCTGATAAGCAGTCCTCTTTCTTCCCCTTCAGTCCCACGCCGGAACAGCACTCACCCGTATTGCCCCACCAGGATGCTCACCTGTGTCAGGACGAGCCTTTCTTCATGTCCCCTCAGCAGCACGTGACTTCACTGCATTGCCCCATCATGTCCATGGAGCACGGCGCCAGGCTCGCAGAGGGGGCTCCCAAAATCCACAACCCAGGTCTGAGCGAGGGCCGCTGTGCCGTGTGCGGAGATAATGCTTCCTGTCAGCACTACGGCGTACGCACCTGTGAAGGCTGCAAAGGTTTCTTCAAA CGAACTGTGCAGAAAAATGCAAAGTATGTTTGCCTGGCCAACAAAGACTGTCCAGTggacaagaggaggaggaaccGCTGCCAGTTTTGCCGTTTCCAGAAATGTCTTACAGTGGGAATGGTCAAAGAAG TTGTCCGGACAGACAGCCTGAAGGGTCGCCGAGGGCGTCTACCGTCCAAACCAAAGACGGTGGCTGAGGCTTCCTCCACCACCCCCAATGTCAACATCATTTCCTCGCTAGTGCGAGCACATTTAGACTCCAACCCAACCATTGGCAAGCTTGACTACTCCAAG TACCAGGAGACAGTGGACAACGTATCAGAGAAGGAGGATGCCGATGACATCCAGCAGTTCTATGATCTCCTGACCGGATCATTGGAGGTGATAAAATCCTGGGCTGAAACCATCCCAGGTTTTACTGACTTCTGCAAAGAGGACCAGCAGCTACTTCTTGAGTCTGCCTTTGTTGAGCTGTTCATCCTACGCCTAGCATACAG GTCAAATCCAGAGAAGCACAAACTGATCTTCTGTAACGGCGTCGTCCTGCACCGACTGCAGTGTGTTCGCAGTTTTGGGGACTGGATCGACTCCATCATGGATTTTTCCCAGAGCCTTCATCGAATGAGCCTAGACGTCTCCCTGTTTGCGTGCCTCTCAGCACTTGTCATCATCACTG ATCGCCACGGCCTCAAGGAACCCAAACGTGTCGAAGACTTCCAGAGCAATCTCATCTCTTCCTTAAGGGAACACGTGAGTGGAAACAGATCGGAAACAGGTCGAACCCAACCCAACTATCTTTCGCGGCTTCTGGGTAAGCTCCCCGAGCTGAGGACTCTTTGCACACAGGGCCTGCAGCGCATCTTCTACCTAAAACTGGAGAACCTCGTCCCTCCTCCACCTATCGTGGATAAAATCTTTATGGATATCTTACCATTCTGA
- the LOC133507292 gene encoding diacylglycerol kinase alpha-like isoform X1, which yields MASSGNTEGTVTPVDFIQLQEYMQYSTLRVKDMIKEFQSGGRLAQHSSREYVDKEGFSLFLKTYLEVDDLPADFCQHLFLYFQSFEQDSSTENAQPKGGVLLSDVSCYLSVLEEGQPREKLEFTFKLYDKDSNGHLDSSEVDRIITQMMRAADYLGWDIAELKTVLKDMMTAIDVDDSGTVTLEEWLKGGMNNVPLLVLLGLKVPDRDGQHNWRMKNFNKPAYCCVCQSMLLGLRKQGLRCTCCSYTAHSRCSNKNVEPCAPMFVKSKQELRVPSHDWVRSDRSSKCQVCQKKIKTLAGRLCVWCHQMRHDECIYTGISTCDCGLLKDHILPPWAIHANAKEQDANLMNMTPDGNILQIVPIPDIHPLLVFVNPKSGGNQGERVLCKFQYLLNPRQVYNLSNGGPAPGLHFFRNLRDYRILACGGDGTAGWILDAIDKAGLQVNPQVAILPLGTGNDLARCLRWGGGYDGSDLKEILKDIEASELIQMDRWRIQVTPNDPKQVRDPVPYHIINNYFSVGSDASVAHQFHSMREKFPQRFNSRMKNKLWYLEFATSETISSTCKNLTDCLAIECCGKRLDLSTTSLACIAVLNIPSMYGGSNLWGESSKADAPPRVQPDEVITDPEILKTTPQGIQSYFLSLLATIMLLQEPFHYDMFADMTDKRLEVVGLEGMIEMGQIYTGLKSAGHRLAQASQITIRTFKDLPMQIDGEPWMQPPCTIHITHKNQANMLMAPPAKPSGFFHLK from the exons ACAGCACTTTGAGGGTGAAAGATATGATCAAGGAATTTCAAAGCGGGGGTCGGCTAGCCCAACACAGCTCTCGAGAG tATGTGGATAAGGAAGGGTTCAGCCTCTTCCTTAAGACCTACCTAGAGGTGGACGACCTTCCTGCAGATTTCTGCCAACACCTTTTCCTTTACTTCCAAAGTTTCGAGCAGGACAGCTCCACTGAGAATGCCCAACCCAAAG GTGGGGTGCTTCTGAGTGATGTGTCCTGTTACCTGTCAGTGCTGGAAGAAGGGCAGCCACGGGAGAAGTTGGAAT TTACATTCAAACTTTATGACAAAGATAGTAACGGACACCTGGATAGCTCT GAGGTGGATCGGATCATCACGCAGATGATGCGGGCTGCAGATTACCTTGGCTGGGACATAGCTGAGCTCAAAACT GTGCTCAAGGACATGATGACAGCAATTGATGTGGATGACAGTGGTACTGTCACACTGGAGGAATGGCTGAAAGGAGGCATGAACAATGTGCCTTTGCTTGTTCTGCTTGGATTGAAg GTGCCGGATAGGGATGGGCAGCATAATTGGAGGATGAAGAATTTTAACAAACCGGCCTACTGCTGCGTATGTCAGAGCATGCTGCTCGGCCTCAGGAAACAGGGACTCCGCTGTACTT GTTGCAGTTATACTGCCCATAGTCGGTGTTCCAACAAGAACGTTGAGCCCTGTGCACCCATGTTTGTCAAATCCAAACAAGAACTGAGG GTGCCGTCTCACGACTGGGTCAGGTCTGACCGCAGCTCCAAGTGTCAAGTTTGCCAAAAGAAGATAAAAACTTTAGCTGGAAGGCTTTGCGTGTGGTGCCACCAGATG CGGCACGACGAGTGCATCTACACTGGAATATCCACCTGTGACTGTGGTTTACTGAAAGATCATATTCTCCCTCCATGGGCCATACATGCTAACGCCAAG GAACAGGACGCCAACCTGATGAACATGACTCCCGATGGCAACATTTTACAG ATTGTCCCGATTCCTGACATTCACCCGCTGCTTGTATTTGTAAACCCAAAAAGTGGAGGAAACCAGGGTGAACG AGTTCTCTGTAAGTTTCAGTACCTACTGAACCCACGTCAAGTGTACAACCTTTCCAATGGAGGTCCCGCGCCAGG GCTACATTTCTTCCGCAATCTTCGTGACTACAGGATTTTAGCGTGCGGAGGCGACGGTACAGCTGGGTGGATCCTGGATGCCATCG ATAAAGCTGGCCTCCAGGTGAATCCTCAAGTAGCGATCCTCCCCTTGGGGACCGGCAATGACCTGGCTCGCTGTCTGCGCTGGGGAGGAG GCTACGACGGGTCTGACCTGAAAGAGATCCTGAAGGACATTGAGGCAAGTGAGCTGATCCAAATGGACCGCTGGAGGATACAGGTGACACCAAATGATCCTAAACAAGTGAGAGACCCCGTCCCCTATCACATCATCAACAACTACTTCTCAGTCGGATCG GATGCGTCAGTTGCTCATCAGTTCCACTCTATGAGAGAGAAATTCCCTCAGAGGTTCAACAGCAG aatgaaaaacaagCTTTGGTATTTGGAGTTTGCTACATCTGAGACCATCAGCTCCACTTGCAAGAACCTTACAGACTGTCTCGCCATTgag TGCTGTGGGAAACGTCTGGACCTGAGCACCACGTCTCTCGCGTGCATCGCTGTCCTCAACATACCCAGCATGTATGGTGGCTCCAATCTGTGGGGCGAGTCCAGTAAGGCTGACGCTCCACCACGGGTGCAGCCCGATGAAGTCATCACTGATCCAGAAATTCTTAAAACAACACCACAAGGTATACAGAGTTATTTTTTATCTCTTCTTGCTACGATAATGTTGTTGCAAGAGCCTTTTCATTATGATATGTTTGCAGACATGACTGATAAGCGTCTGGAGGTTGTGGGCTTGGAAGGGATGATAGAAATGGGTCAGATCTACACTGGACTGAAGAGCGCCGGGCACAGATTGGCACAGGCTTCCCAAATTACTATCAG GACGTTCAAAGACCTGCCCATGCAGATTGATGGCGAGCCTTGGATGCAACCTCCTTGTACG ATCCACATAACTCACAAGAACCAAGCAAACATGTTGATGGCGCCACCAGCAAAGCCGTCCGGCTTCTTCCACCTCAAGTAG
- the LOC133507292 gene encoding diacylglycerol kinase alpha-like isoform X2, whose translation MASSGNTEGTVTPVDFIQLQEYMQYSTLRVKDMIKEFQSGGRLAQHSSREYVDKEGFSLFLKTYLEVDDLPADFCQHLFLYFQSFEQDSSTENAQPKGGVLLSDVSCYLSVLEEGQPREKLEFTFKLYDKDSNGHLDSSEVDRIITQMMRAADYLGWDIAELKTVLKDMMTAIDVDDSGTVTLEEWLKGGMNNVPLLVLLGLKVPDRDGQHNWRMKNFNKPAYCCVCQSMLLGLRKQGLRCTCCSYTAHSRCSNKNVEPCAPMFVKSKQELRVPSHDWVRSDRSSKCQVCQKKIKTLAGRLCVWCHQMRHDECIYTGISTCDCGLLKDHILPPWAIHANAKEQDANLMNMTPDGNILQIVPIPDIHPLLVFVNPKSGGNQGERVLCKFQYLLNPRQVYNLSNGGPAPGLHFFRNLRDYRILACGGDGTAGWILDAIDKAGLQVNPQVAILPLGTGNDLARCLRWGGGYDGSDLKEILKDIEASELIQMDRWRIQVTPNDPKQVRDPVPYHIINNYFSVGSDASVAHQFHSMREKFPQRFNSRMKNKLWYLEFATSETISSTCKNLTDCLAIECCGKRLDLSTTSLACIAVLNIPSMYGGSNLWGESSKADAPPRVQPDEVITDPEILKTTPQDMTDKRLEVVGLEGMIEMGQIYTGLKSAGHRLAQASQITIRTFKDLPMQIDGEPWMQPPCTIHITHKNQANMLMAPPAKPSGFFHLK comes from the exons ACAGCACTTTGAGGGTGAAAGATATGATCAAGGAATTTCAAAGCGGGGGTCGGCTAGCCCAACACAGCTCTCGAGAG tATGTGGATAAGGAAGGGTTCAGCCTCTTCCTTAAGACCTACCTAGAGGTGGACGACCTTCCTGCAGATTTCTGCCAACACCTTTTCCTTTACTTCCAAAGTTTCGAGCAGGACAGCTCCACTGAGAATGCCCAACCCAAAG GTGGGGTGCTTCTGAGTGATGTGTCCTGTTACCTGTCAGTGCTGGAAGAAGGGCAGCCACGGGAGAAGTTGGAAT TTACATTCAAACTTTATGACAAAGATAGTAACGGACACCTGGATAGCTCT GAGGTGGATCGGATCATCACGCAGATGATGCGGGCTGCAGATTACCTTGGCTGGGACATAGCTGAGCTCAAAACT GTGCTCAAGGACATGATGACAGCAATTGATGTGGATGACAGTGGTACTGTCACACTGGAGGAATGGCTGAAAGGAGGCATGAACAATGTGCCTTTGCTTGTTCTGCTTGGATTGAAg GTGCCGGATAGGGATGGGCAGCATAATTGGAGGATGAAGAATTTTAACAAACCGGCCTACTGCTGCGTATGTCAGAGCATGCTGCTCGGCCTCAGGAAACAGGGACTCCGCTGTACTT GTTGCAGTTATACTGCCCATAGTCGGTGTTCCAACAAGAACGTTGAGCCCTGTGCACCCATGTTTGTCAAATCCAAACAAGAACTGAGG GTGCCGTCTCACGACTGGGTCAGGTCTGACCGCAGCTCCAAGTGTCAAGTTTGCCAAAAGAAGATAAAAACTTTAGCTGGAAGGCTTTGCGTGTGGTGCCACCAGATG CGGCACGACGAGTGCATCTACACTGGAATATCCACCTGTGACTGTGGTTTACTGAAAGATCATATTCTCCCTCCATGGGCCATACATGCTAACGCCAAG GAACAGGACGCCAACCTGATGAACATGACTCCCGATGGCAACATTTTACAG ATTGTCCCGATTCCTGACATTCACCCGCTGCTTGTATTTGTAAACCCAAAAAGTGGAGGAAACCAGGGTGAACG AGTTCTCTGTAAGTTTCAGTACCTACTGAACCCACGTCAAGTGTACAACCTTTCCAATGGAGGTCCCGCGCCAGG GCTACATTTCTTCCGCAATCTTCGTGACTACAGGATTTTAGCGTGCGGAGGCGACGGTACAGCTGGGTGGATCCTGGATGCCATCG ATAAAGCTGGCCTCCAGGTGAATCCTCAAGTAGCGATCCTCCCCTTGGGGACCGGCAATGACCTGGCTCGCTGTCTGCGCTGGGGAGGAG GCTACGACGGGTCTGACCTGAAAGAGATCCTGAAGGACATTGAGGCAAGTGAGCTGATCCAAATGGACCGCTGGAGGATACAGGTGACACCAAATGATCCTAAACAAGTGAGAGACCCCGTCCCCTATCACATCATCAACAACTACTTCTCAGTCGGATCG GATGCGTCAGTTGCTCATCAGTTCCACTCTATGAGAGAGAAATTCCCTCAGAGGTTCAACAGCAG aatgaaaaacaagCTTTGGTATTTGGAGTTTGCTACATCTGAGACCATCAGCTCCACTTGCAAGAACCTTACAGACTGTCTCGCCATTgag TGCTGTGGGAAACGTCTGGACCTGAGCACCACGTCTCTCGCGTGCATCGCTGTCCTCAACATACCCAGCATGTATGGTGGCTCCAATCTGTGGGGCGAGTCCAGTAAGGCTGACGCTCCACCACGGGTGCAGCCCGATGAAGTCATCACTGATCCAGAAATTCTTAAAACAACACCACAAG ACATGACTGATAAGCGTCTGGAGGTTGTGGGCTTGGAAGGGATGATAGAAATGGGTCAGATCTACACTGGACTGAAGAGCGCCGGGCACAGATTGGCACAGGCTTCCCAAATTACTATCAG GACGTTCAAAGACCTGCCCATGCAGATTGATGGCGAGCCTTGGATGCAACCTCCTTGTACG ATCCACATAACTCACAAGAACCAAGCAAACATGTTGATGGCGCCACCAGCAAAGCCGTCCGGCTTCTTCCACCTCAAGTAG